TACAATTGCTCATTAGTCATTGGCCCCAATGATATAAATCTATCAGGAGTGCctacaaataatgaaatttaacCATTTATTTTCTACTCCCTGGAAAGCATTTTAAATAACACTTCACAGATGATCATAATGCCAACACATACCGAGGAGTCATTCAAAGAACCATTTTCATCAATACTCAAATACAGagactatacatgtatctgataTATTACTGCACCCTGGCCTGGCTGTGTTGCGAATAAACTTTCTGCAACCTTTGACCTTCTGTTTGGGTCCTTGGCGTAGAACTCGTCCTCCACCTGCTTGAGAAATGCTTGGAGAGTATCATTGGGTACCATGGAAACGGTGCATCCTGCCCAACCTGCTCCAGTCAGCCTGGAACCCAGTGCCCCTGCCTTCCTGATGAGTATCAAGGGATAAAAGAGAGAGGAATTGATTGTGTGAATAGTGAGACCGGGATATATGGTTTGAACGGGGCggggggtgtaagagagagaataaaagagacagagaaagagagaaagggagggggagatACAGGGGAAAGAATAGGTATTATTAACCATTATCACTATaattttaactgttattgtgtTGTCAAGGTATTATtaaccattatcattataattttaactgttattgtgtTGTCAAGGTATTATTGACCATTATCACTATaattttaactgttattgtgtTGTCAATGTTTTCATCATTGTTACACATTGTTAAATTGTTTAGAGACTATGAGATATATTGTAGATCATTTACCCATCTTACACCATTTTTCAAAACACATTTCTTGACAGATTTTCCCTATTTATATACAGTCATAAAAAATCTTTACAAATCagtaaaaacaatcaaaaagGGAAAATGTTATTACTTGCAAATTTCTACCAGTTCATCCAGCTCTGGACAACTGCATTCATAGAGGTCTCTGCAACTAGCGTGACTGTCATTCATCAGGTTGCCTAGCAACTGAGCAGGGTCTTTCACACTGGAGTCATTGCACAAGGCTTTGAACTTCAATACACGATTTGCCTCGCTAAAGACGTGCATGGCTCGGTTGTGGAGCTTGAAAGATTGCACTGTAAATatggaaagaataaaaatgtatctaaatcaatattttaatgaGTGCACACAAGTAaaaatttattgatattgaaaacaaagggaaaagcaagaagaagaaataagtaAAGAGAAACATCAGaacagagatagagagaagagagagggagagagaaagggagggagaatgagagaaaagggagagggggtaagagagtaaaagacaaataaatggaaaacagAGAGAAGAGAGTGAAGGAAGGGACAAGACAGCAAGggaaaaaagtacatgtacataaagacAAAAAGGAAAACAAGAAGAGCGAGAAACAAAACCACATACcataaaggaaaataataaaaggaaataaagtTAGAATTCTTTATAAATAATGCTTCTTTACCATGAAGAGTGTTTTGACTCAGACTCTCACTGTTGAGTTCATCAGTAGACAAACTTAGAATACCACACACCTCATCCTTGGTGTAAGGCTCTGGATGCAAGACTTGATCTACCATCTCCTCCATGTCTGAGAGGGAGACACCAAGAGCTTTCTCAACATCCGCAAGACGTCTCATCTTCCTCCACTCAAGACCTTTGGACTTAGCTAGAATCTGACAGTAGAAAAAAGgatgttcataaaaaaaaaatcacatgtatGTCAaccttgaaatttgaaaaagctGATTGGTCACCCCTTTACatattacaaattatatatttttcaaaatgccCTTTTCCCAAAtcacagacctgccaacctctgggaatgaaaaattgtattctgtgataaaaaaagtgtatttttcccccaaaaagtgtatttcatgataaaatatgtggcgcactcgctcatcgcggcgctcaagctgcatgcaagctaaaatgcgcactgctcttgcagatggaaaaaaaaaccaccatttaaacatgtgtatatctcaccctgggaTTTAgcgaaatgattgaaaaaaaacaagttacctgaaattacattgatctaataaccatatttgtgtaagttttatgaaatagagacatatagagatgatttttctcaattaattacgattttgtaaaaaaaaaaaaaaaaaaaacgtactggttggcaggtctgcaatCACAgaggaaataaatatatatcttgtGTTATAAGAAATCACATTCTGGCAACAGAAAACTAAGGTTTAGAGTTTGTACagagatttaaaaatatatgaatctaACAAAGTCAGATAAAATCCAATAAAGTTTTCCAAGTTGTGCATGAAGCATGCTTTTTTTTagaatggattttttttttattagactGACCCTAAAACATTGTTCAGACACAATGTGAAAAAGCTCAGAATTTATCTCACCAACATTATGTGAACAATGTAGATGGGATAATGAGGCAATGAAGCATGGTGGACAAGCAGGAGACCTTTTTTGGGGTTGACTTGCCAAAAATATGCTTTTCCACGTTTATTCATAGGAAATTTTGTACAAAGATGTGCAAAGTCATAGCAttattgtgacatcacaaagGAATCATTATATGTCATGAATAACTCTGGACAATTTTTTGAGACTTTCCATGAGTAATGCAAACAGTCGAAGTGATTTGCCATACAATGTCTGAACTACAAAGTTTGTTGCTGGGCTTGTCACACCAGTCGCctattgcagaaagagttgcgttagacattaaactttaaaaaaatcaagcacaagtCCCTAATATGCATGTTTCATTTGCTCCAAATCATgttgcattgatttttttttccagacgcCTTGGATCATAACTCTTGctgcaacaggccccatgtCTGATAAGGGCTTAACCTTAATACCCTACTCATAACCCATATCATGAAATCAACAAATATCCAAGCACAGTTTATCCTATCAAAAGAGGGAAACTAGTTTCTCTCGATACAGGTAAAGAATAAGGAATTCAATATGACTATTTCTCTACACCATCTACATGACCTTTACACAAGGATACAAACCTGTGAAGCCAGCCTACATTCCACTACTCTGATATTAAAGTGGGATGTTGAAGCCTTCTGCAACTCCACGCAGCTATTGGCTACCACAAACACCACACCTTCTGGGAGACTGACGTCATGGGCTCTGATGGGGTTAAACTCGATGTGCTTTGCCTGGAGTTAGGGTATACAAGCAAAGCCAATTGGTGTCGGATGTCAATCACATGGGAGAAGATATGTAAATTGATGGATTAGCATAGCAAAAGGGCTATCCGACATGATCTTATCAAGCCTAGGGGGGCTGACTATTGGGACTGTTTGCATGGTGACTTGCCCATCTTAGTAGATTTGTCTAGTACGACATGCAGTAGACTGCTGATAACCTCACATGTGGGATAGATCCTATTGTAAATACTGTAATTTACATTCTGATTCATCTtctgaaatattgtttttagttttggaTGTTCTATTAAATTTTTCAATATAACAGCTCCATTCTAATCATCAGATTTCTGGTAAAGAGAAAACATTGGGAGATCGACAGGACTAAGAGAGTTGCAGTGATATCCCACAGGTGGTACATTGTATAAGCAAAAAATTATGAAAGACAAGATATTTGTTAAAAAGCTAAATTTGATTCATGTCTTGAGATAACTGCAGTTGTGGACCATGCATTCACCTCATCCTCAAGGGTGCTTGATTGATGATAATTACAGGGTGCCATTTTTCTCTGCACAGGAATGCATATTCAGCATTTTCAAAAACAGCATTCCCTCTGTgccatttgtttttatatacatgtacatgctaaaAGGTAGCAGTagaataaacaagtggaatgcctctggccgtctcacctgcatcacgcgattcaatatagcagcagtgctgattttgaaaactactataactcgcacaagatgttcagtgatacttggttaagtttatttccacgttttatgaactagaccaatacacttatagagatatgatggcaattcaacaaatacccccaacgtggccaaagttctttgaccttacat
This is a stretch of genomic DNA from Lytechinus pictus isolate F3 Inbred unplaced genomic scaffold, Lp3.0 scaffold_19, whole genome shotgun sequence. It encodes these proteins:
- the LOC129260720 gene encoding N-acetylgalactosamine kinase-like; translated protein: MEGINHGDKPPIIAEIPLFQRKRTDDLFASFENKYKKKPLFLARASGRVNLIGEHIDYCGYSVLPMAIEQDILMAVATNTNTELHLSNANSKFSDFVTDMTSFTIDQSRPEWHNYILCGIKGILERAGMVDTPQGMSIMVDGNVPKSAGLSSSSALVCCAGLATKHAHSLAFTKTELADICMRCEHYIGTQGGGMDQSICFLAKAGTAKHIEFNPIRAHDVSLPEGVVFVVANSCVELQKASTSHFNIRVVECRLASQILAKSKGLEWRKMRRLADVEKALGVSLSDMEEMVDQVLHPEPYTKDEVCGILSLSTDELNSESLSQNTLHVQSFKLHNRAMHVFSEANRVLKFKALCNDSSVKDPAQLLGNLMNDSHASCRDLYECSCPELDELVEICKKAGALGSRLTGAGWAGCTVSMVPNDTLQAFLKQVEDEFYAKDPNRRSKVAESLFATQPGQGAVIYQIHV